In a genomic window of Allomeiothermus silvanus DSM 9946:
- the pepF gene encoding oligoendopeptidase F produces MSEALPKRSELPKEQQWSIETVFANEAEWEKAFQEVSASLDELKPFAGRLGESAQTLLQALQKRDRLNLAAQKVGLYASLNLSTDGANPTYAAMNAQASSLIAQVNAAAAFIVPEILRIEPAKLEQFMAQEPELAVYRHYLERLQLRRAHIRSAEVEEVMAQVGDPLASLSAAAAAATNADMVFRPVEFDGMRLPVSHATIGGLLVHESPLVRRLAWEHYADGHLALKNTLAATLQGSMKAFVFQARARNYPSSLAMSLAFNHIPQKVYDNLLETFRAHLPLWHRYWAIRKKASGGSLHTYDVPTYDAPAPFRSGPTLSFAEAAEMVIRGMEPLGPEYVEPMRKGLFEERWVDWGLNQGKRAGAYSSGLKGTYPFIFMSFQNDLFSMSTLAHELGHSMHSYFTRLHQPHVYCRYSLFVAEVASNFNQALTRARLLEEATDDDFKIAVLEEAFANFHRYLFVMPTLARFELECYQRLERGEALNAAFLTGRMAELFAEGYGGEVEIDPERLGASWMNFSHLYSPYYVYQYATGIAAANALAQDVLREGEPAARRYLEFLKAGDSVFPLDALRIAGIDMESPEPIRRAFGVLEHLIDEFERLVSSR; encoded by the coding sequence ATGTCAGAAGCGTTGCCCAAACGTTCAGAGTTGCCCAAAGAGCAGCAGTGGAGCATCGAAACCGTGTTTGCCAATGAAGCCGAGTGGGAAAAGGCCTTCCAGGAAGTCTCGGCTTCCCTTGATGAACTCAAGCCCTTCGCCGGGCGACTAGGGGAATCGGCCCAAACCCTCCTGCAAGCCTTGCAGAAGCGCGACCGGCTGAACCTAGCCGCCCAGAAGGTGGGGCTTTACGCTTCGCTCAACCTATCCACCGATGGGGCCAACCCCACCTACGCCGCCATGAACGCCCAGGCCAGCAGCCTGATCGCCCAGGTCAACGCCGCGGCGGCTTTTATCGTGCCCGAAATACTGCGCATCGAACCAGCCAAGCTCGAGCAGTTCATGGCTCAAGAGCCGGAGCTGGCCGTATATCGGCACTACCTGGAGCGTCTCCAGCTACGCCGTGCGCACATCCGCAGCGCCGAGGTAGAGGAGGTCATGGCCCAGGTCGGCGACCCCCTGGCTAGCCTCAGTGCAGCAGCGGCGGCCGCCACCAACGCCGATATGGTCTTTCGCCCGGTCGAGTTTGATGGGATGCGCCTGCCGGTCTCGCACGCCACCATCGGCGGCCTACTGGTCCATGAGAGTCCGTTGGTGCGCAGGCTGGCCTGGGAGCACTACGCTGATGGGCACTTAGCGCTCAAGAACACCCTGGCCGCTACCCTCCAAGGCAGCATGAAGGCCTTCGTTTTCCAGGCCAGAGCCCGGAACTACCCCAGCTCGCTCGCGATGTCCTTAGCCTTTAACCATATCCCCCAAAAGGTTTACGACAACCTGCTCGAGACCTTCCGGGCCCACCTCCCGCTCTGGCACCGCTACTGGGCCATCCGCAAAAAGGCCAGCGGAGGAAGCTTACACACCTACGACGTACCCACCTATGACGCGCCTGCTCCGTTCCGTAGTGGCCCAACCCTCTCTTTCGCGGAAGCTGCGGAGATGGTCATCCGGGGGATGGAACCGCTGGGGCCAGAGTACGTGGAGCCGATGCGCAAAGGGCTTTTCGAGGAACGCTGGGTGGACTGGGGGCTCAACCAGGGCAAGCGAGCCGGGGCTTACTCCTCGGGACTCAAGGGCACCTACCCGTTCATCTTCATGAGTTTCCAGAACGACCTTTTCTCCATGAGCACACTGGCCCACGAACTGGGCCACTCGATGCACTCGTATTTCACCCGGCTTCACCAGCCGCACGTGTACTGCCGCTATTCCCTCTTCGTGGCGGAGGTCGCCAGCAACTTCAACCAGGCCCTGACCCGCGCCCGGCTACTCGAGGAAGCCACCGACGACGACTTCAAGATCGCCGTACTCGAGGAGGCCTTTGCTAACTTCCACCGCTACCTCTTCGTGATGCCGACCCTGGCCCGTTTTGAGCTGGAGTGCTACCAGCGGCTCGAGCGCGGCGAGGCCTTGAACGCTGCTTTCCTTACAGGCCGTATGGCCGAGCTCTTCGCCGAGGGCTATGGGGGGGAGGTAGAGATAGACCCCGAGCGGCTGGGTGCGAGTTGGATGAACTTCTCCCACCTCTATTCCCCCTACTATGTCTACCAGTACGCCACCGGCATCGCCGCGGCCAACGCCCTGGCCCAAGACGTGTTGCGCGAGGGTGAGCCCGCCGCCCGGCGCTACCTCGAATTCCTCAAGGCCGGGGATTCGGTCTTCCCCCTGGATGCCCTTAGAATCGCCGGGATTGACATGGAAAGCCCTGAGCCAATCCGGCGCGCTTTTGGGGTGCTGGAGCACCTGATTGACGAGTTTGAGCGGCTGGTTTCCTCGCGGTGA
- a CDS encoding RNA-guided endonuclease InsQ/TnpB family protein, whose product MSLLSVRCKLIPDASTAEKLTRTVNQFANACNYTLQVARRDNLWNKFALQRAVYRELRERFGLSANLAVRAIARVGKRKGHKVGGFKATSVDYDQRILSVNLDTEVVSLSTVDGRVKVPMQIAGYQRHLLRTAKSIQGGQLVRGRDSWYVHLWCEYDDPPAMTPNGFLGVDLGIVNIATDSDGETYSGSHLNSVRHRHRRLRRKLQKKGTKGAKRRLKKLSGKEARFSNHTNHALSKRIVAKAQRTGRGIAIEDLGGIRDRVRLRRPQRAALHSWAFFDLGQKLRYKAERAGVVLVQVDPRNTSRTCPACGHCEKLNRVSQAQFVCRSCGLVGHADHFAAVNIAVRGWAAVNRPYLGEAESAIRHNPVPGSPRL is encoded by the coding sequence ATGTCCCTCCTGTCCGTGCGTTGCAAACTGATACCCGACGCGAGTACGGCCGAGAAGCTGACCCGCACGGTGAACCAGTTCGCGAATGCCTGTAACTACACCCTCCAAGTCGCAAGGCGGGACAACCTGTGGAACAAGTTCGCCCTGCAACGTGCGGTCTACCGGGAGCTTCGGGAGCGGTTCGGCCTCAGCGCCAACCTCGCGGTGCGGGCCATCGCTCGGGTGGGCAAGCGCAAAGGCCACAAAGTGGGCGGCTTCAAGGCTACCAGCGTGGACTACGACCAGCGCATCCTCTCGGTCAACCTGGACACCGAAGTGGTCAGCCTCTCCACCGTGGACGGGCGGGTGAAAGTCCCCATGCAGATTGCGGGGTATCAGCGCCACCTTTTGCGAACCGCCAAAAGCATCCAGGGCGGTCAACTGGTCAGGGGGCGGGACTCCTGGTACGTCCACCTGTGGTGCGAGTACGACGACCCGCCCGCCATGACCCCAAACGGCTTTCTCGGGGTTGACCTCGGCATCGTGAACATCGCCACCGATTCGGACGGAGAGACCTACTCCGGCTCCCACCTCAACTCGGTTCGCCACCGCCACCGGAGGCTCAGGAGGAAGTTGCAGAAGAAAGGCACCAAGGGGGCCAAGCGCCGCCTGAAGAAGCTCTCGGGCAAGGAGGCCCGCTTTTCCAACCATACAAACCACGCGCTCAGCAAGCGCATTGTCGCCAAGGCCCAACGCACCGGGAGGGGTATCGCCATCGAGGATTTGGGTGGCATCCGCGACCGGGTACGGCTCAGACGGCCTCAACGGGCGGCCTTGCATAGCTGGGCGTTCTTCGACCTGGGCCAGAAGCTTCGGTACAAGGCTGAACGGGCGGGAGTCGTTCTGGTCCAGGTTGACCCCCGCAACACTTCCCGCACCTGCCCGGCCTGCGGGCACTGCGAGAAGCTCAACCGCGTTTCGCAGGCACAGTTCGTCTGTCGGTCGTGCGGCCTCGTTGGGCACGCAGACCACTTCGCAGCCGTGAACATTGCCGTTCGCGGCTGGGCCGCTGTAAACCGGCCATACCTGGGGGAAGCGGAGAGTGCTATCCGGCATAATCCTGTCCCTGGAAGCCCCCGGCTTTAG
- a CDS encoding S8 family peptidase, giving the protein MRRFLLSFPFLALVLTACPSNTNPPLGRGSISGTVTLAATPGSLDANKLKVGPSSFPQLRDSEFVAGEVIIKFRPTISLQSVQNLRVGGVILQRVQDLGLEATSLYRAVGVDQAGTLELIRQLSARSDVVYAHPNFILKAFKTPNDDFYSLQWHYSKINLPQAWDIEDGTTNDVIVAVIDTGIVKAHPDFAGKLLPGYDFISNPQTANDGNGRDPDPEDTGNAGSEEEASGYHGTHVAGTVAAATNNSLGVAGVSWGAKIVPVRVLGVGGGSLADIIAGMTWAAGLSVTGVPNIAKPAQVLNLSLGGKFRCTDAPAYQDAINAINAQPQKPIIVVAAGNSADNASLYAPASCTGVITVGATEFRNFRSYYSNWGPRIDVMAPGGDSSVDRNDDKYVDGVLSTMKDDKATGADQYIYSFLQGTSMASPHVAGVAALMKSKKPTLDVTEALDILKRTARPLSNSACDGAYTNPYPTPSRALTSSDCGAGLVDVQAALSELGGSTPQPSFTLLINPTSAAITPGGSSQFTVSIARTGGFNSVVTLSLQGAPSGVSAQFNPNTTTANSSTMTLNVAGGTATGTYTLTVQGTGGSLTRTVGLSLTVGNPPPPVSLSGTLVAALFVTSTGAVDINKSKGVTLNQNSQNAPYNISDLEAGDYIVLAWKDVDGNGDVTQGDYLGGYVNSAGDLLLVQPTKSGINVAMDIVQGTGHLSTKADSFTPLLPKLKR; this is encoded by the coding sequence ATGCGTAGATTTCTCTTGAGTTTTCCGTTCTTGGCGCTGGTGTTGACAGCCTGCCCGTCGAATACCAATCCACCGCTAGGTAGGGGGAGTATTTCGGGCACGGTCACCCTAGCAGCAACCCCTGGCAGCCTAGACGCCAACAAGCTCAAGGTTGGCCCTTCGAGCTTTCCCCAACTCCGCGATTCGGAGTTTGTAGCGGGCGAGGTGATTATCAAGTTTAGACCCACGATTTCCTTGCAGTCCGTACAAAACCTCCGTGTGGGGGGCGTAATCCTCCAACGGGTGCAGGATTTAGGCCTCGAGGCCACCAGCCTTTACCGGGCTGTGGGGGTGGATCAAGCGGGAACGCTCGAGCTGATACGCCAGCTTTCTGCACGTTCGGACGTGGTGTATGCCCACCCGAACTTTATCCTCAAGGCCTTCAAGACCCCCAACGACGATTTTTATTCCCTTCAGTGGCATTACTCCAAAATCAATCTGCCCCAAGCCTGGGACATTGAAGACGGCACCACTAACGACGTAATAGTAGCGGTCATTGACACGGGTATTGTCAAAGCGCATCCCGATTTTGCTGGAAAACTTTTGCCCGGCTACGACTTTATCTCTAACCCACAAACCGCTAACGACGGCAACGGGCGCGACCCTGACCCCGAGGATACGGGGAACGCTGGCAGCGAAGAGGAGGCTTCCGGATATCACGGCACGCATGTGGCGGGGACGGTAGCGGCGGCCACTAACAACAGCTTAGGCGTGGCGGGCGTGAGCTGGGGCGCGAAGATCGTGCCGGTGCGGGTGCTGGGTGTAGGAGGCGGTTCTCTAGCCGACATCATTGCTGGAATGACCTGGGCGGCAGGCTTGAGCGTCACTGGAGTGCCCAACATCGCGAAGCCAGCGCAGGTACTCAACCTGTCGTTGGGTGGTAAATTCCGCTGCACCGATGCCCCGGCTTACCAAGACGCCATCAACGCGATCAACGCCCAGCCCCAAAAACCCATCATCGTGGTGGCGGCGGGGAACTCTGCCGATAACGCTTCGCTCTATGCCCCGGCAAGTTGCACCGGGGTCATCACGGTTGGAGCCACGGAGTTCCGTAATTTCCGCTCGTACTATTCCAACTGGGGGCCGCGCATTGACGTAATGGCCCCAGGCGGAGATAGCAGTGTAGACCGCAACGATGACAAGTATGTTGACGGTGTGTTGAGTACCATGAAAGACGATAAGGCTACAGGTGCGGATCAATATATATACAGTTTCTTGCAGGGTACTTCGATGGCGAGCCCCCATGTGGCAGGGGTGGCAGCCCTGATGAAGAGTAAGAAGCCTACCTTGGATGTCACTGAAGCGCTGGATATCCTCAAGCGCACAGCTCGCCCGCTATCTAACTCGGCGTGTGATGGCGCTTATACCAACCCCTACCCGACCCCTTCTCGAGCCTTGACCAGCTCGGACTGCGGGGCTGGTCTGGTTGATGTTCAAGCGGCGCTCAGTGAACTGGGTGGGAGCACCCCCCAACCCAGCTTTACCCTGCTCATCAATCCCACCAGCGCCGCGATTACTCCAGGTGGAAGCTCGCAGTTCACGGTGAGCATTGCCCGTACCGGGGGATTCAACAGTGTTGTAACCTTGAGCCTGCAAGGGGCTCCCAGCGGCGTAAGCGCCCAGTTCAACCCTAACACCACCACCGCCAACAGCAGCACCATGACCCTAAACGTGGCCGGGGGGACGGCTACGGGCACCTACACCCTCACCGTGCAAGGTACGGGCGGCAGCTTGACCCGCACCGTCGGGCTAAGCCTGACGGTGGGCAACCCTCCCCCACCTGTAAGCTTGAGCGGCACCCTGGTGGCGGCACTCTTCGTCACGAGCACCGGAGCGGTAGATATCAATAAATCGAAAGGGGTTACCCTCAACCAGAACAGCCAGAACGCTCCATACAACATCTCTGACCTCGAGGCTGGAGACTATATCGTGTTGGCCTGGAAAGATGTGGACGGGAACGGGGACGTGACCCAGGGCGATTACCTAGGTGGATATGTCAACTCGGCGGGTGATTTACTGCTGGTACAACCCACCAAATCGGGGATCAACGTGGCGATGGACATTGTGCAGGGCACAGGTCATTTGTCCACTAAGGCTGATTCGTTTACACCGCTCTTGCCCAAGCTCAAGCGATAG